AGCATCTTCGTCGCCGTCGAGGCCATCGGCGAGGGCAAGGCGCCCAACTTCATCCTCCGCCCCGGTGACGTCATCTTCGTCGACGAACGGGCGTTCTGAACGCAACATCTGGGCGTCGCCGATCCGGCATTGGTCTTCAGAGCCAAGGCAGCCGTGAACCGGGCCCATCATGCTTCGCACAGCCGCCCACGGCTGCTCTACACCGCCACTCACGCGATGACGGTACGGGCATTCCTGGTCGACCAGATGCGGTACATGCAGTCCCAGGGATTCGATGTCACGGTCGCGTGCGCGCCCGACCGAGACCTTGCGGAGCAACTCGCTGACGCTGGCATCGGC
The sequence above is a segment of the Deltaproteobacteria bacterium genome. Coding sequences within it:
- a CDS encoding polysaccharide export protein; the encoded protein is SIFVAVEAIGEGKAPNFILRPGDVIFVDERAF